One genomic region from Amphiprion ocellaris isolate individual 3 ecotype Okinawa chromosome 20, ASM2253959v1, whole genome shotgun sequence encodes:
- the gjb9a gene encoding gap junction protein beta 9a codes for MNWSGLESLLSGVNKYSTAFGRIWLSMVFVFRVLVFVVAAQRVWGDESKDFVCNTRQPGCNNVCYDHLFPISHIRLWALQLIFVTCPSLMVMAHVKYREAKDLKYVELHQGSHLYANPGKKRGGLWWTYLLSLVFKAGFDTSFLYILYRLYHGYDLPRLSKCSLDPCPNTVDCFISRPTEKKIFMLFMVVSSALCIFMCVLEMIYLIGKRIAKVLRVRHENERVVFADQHELTTIAPPRSQYRRTDPTLAESQLSLNRRDKIRDGGISTAL; via the exons ATGAACTGGTCGGGACTGGAGAGTCTGTTGAGTGGAGTCAATAAATACTCCACTGCGTTCGGGAGGATTTGGCTTTCTATGGTGTTTGTGTTCCGTGTGCTGGTCTTTGTGGTGGCAGCTCAGAGGGTGTGGGGCGACGAGAGCAAAGACTTTGTGTGTAATACCCGCCAG CCCGGCTGTAACAACGTCTGCTATGACCACCTCTTCCCCATCTCCCACATCCGTCTGTGGGCACTGCAGCTCATCTTCGTCACCTGTCCGTCTCTGATGGTGATGGCTCATGTTAAATACCGTGAAGCAAAGGACTTGAAGTATGTGGAGCTGCACCAGGGCTCCCACCTGTACGCCAACCCCGGTAAGAAGAGAGGGGGCCTGTGGTGGACGTATCTGCTGAGTTTGGTCTTCAAAGCTGGATTCGACACATCTTTTCTCTATATTCTCTACCGGCTGTACCATGGATATGACTTGCCCAG GTTGTCGAAATGTTCCCTGGACCCGTGTCCTAACACTGTCGACTGCTTCATCAGTCGTCCAACGGAGAAGAAGATCTTCATGCTGTTCATGGTCGTATCCAGCGCGCTGTGCATCTTTATGTGCgtccttgagatgatttatcTCATCGGCAAGCGAATCGCCAAAGTGTTAAGGGTCAGACATGAAAACGAGAGGGTCGTCTTTGCCGACCAACATGAGCTCACCACCATCGCTCCTCCCAGGTCCCAGTATCGGAGGACTGATCCAACGCTGGCAGAGAGCCAGCTGAGTTTAAACAGGAGGGATAAGATCAGAGATGGTGGTATAAGTACAGCACTGTAG